In Hydractinia symbiolongicarpus strain clone_291-10 chromosome 13, HSymV2.1, whole genome shotgun sequence, a single genomic region encodes these proteins:
- the LOC130624021 gene encoding uncharacterized protein LOC130624021 has translation MKTQEATENFFEIWRSQPSLWDVKSPFYKDRNEKAKRYEIFKGRLGMEEKLVRSKINTLRSYFSAELKKVNNSNKCGAGRDDVYESKWPYFQSLLFLRDSIVPRKTTSSMEFDYNENTADKESESLQNSPITLQEWDMEDKIDVCTTDVTSKKKPLPKKRKVSPKSSEDHMLKHAISVLEEKRGKTLGADKLYGRTLGESLKAIPDRMQKKYLKVKIQELLFQAQMGLLAVPSFRTPPVQSPIPRNSSTHATQS, from the exons ATGAAGACGCAAGAAGCGaccgaaaatttttttgagatttgGAGAAGCCAGCCCAGTTTGTGGGATGTTAAATCCCCGTTTTATAAGGACAGAAACGAGAAGGCAAAAAGATATGAGATATTCAAAGGCAGACTAGGAATGGAAG agaaATTAGTGAGGAGTAAAATAAATACACTACGAAGTTATTTCAGCGCAGAATTGAAGAAagtaaacaacagcaacaaatgtGGAGCAGGACGAGATGATGTTTACGAAAGTAAATGGCCATACTTTCAGTCCTTGCTATTCCTACGTGACTCCATCGtcccaagaaaaacaacttcttcTATG GAATTTGACTACAATGAAAATACAGCTGACAAGGAGAGTGAGTCACTTCAAAATTCACCAATAACCCTCCAAGAATGGGACATGGAGGATAAAATTGACGTGTGTACAACCGATGTGACATCAAAGAAGAAGCCTCTCCCCAAAAAACGAAAAGTTTCCCCGAAATCTTCAGAAGATCACATGTTGAAGCACGCGATATCAGTTCTGGAAGAAAAACGCGGGAAAACACTGGGTGCAGATAAACTCTACGGTCGCACTCTTGGAGAGAGTCTAAAAGCCATTCCAGacagaatgcaaaaaaaatacctTAAAGTGAAAATACAGGAGCTCCTTTTTCAAGCTCAGATGGGATTACTCGCCGTACCCTCTTTCAGAACACCGCCCGTTCAATCTCCGATCCCAAGGAACTCTTCAACACATGCCACACAAAGTTAG
- the LOC130623173 gene encoding uncharacterized protein LOC130623173, protein MSHSWRTPCTKEEWRKIASQYEQLWNFPNCIGSMDGKHIVIKQPKNSGSFYFNYKGTFSIVLLALVDANYKFIYVDVGCNGRISDGGVYQNSTLSKAIHDNVVNIPPQRLVGNGEYLLPHVIVADDAFPLKKYIMKPYAFRGLSREKRIFNYRLGRARRIVENAFGILANRFHVFLSPMLLSPENVEKVTLACCALHNFLCEKTPSEYSPPGSFDVENL, encoded by the exons ATGTCCCATTCTTGGAGG ACACCATGTACAAAGGAGGAATGGCGAAAAATCGCGTCGCAGTATGAACAACTTTGGAACTTTCCAAATTGTATTGGTTCTATGGATGGCAAGCACATTGTCATAAAGCAGCCAAAAAATAGTGGATCGTTTTATTTCAATTATAAAGGCACTTTCAGCATTGTTCTGCTCGCCCTTGTCGACGCaaattacaaatttatttaCGTTGATGTGGGTTGCAACGGCAGGATTAGTGATGGAGGGGTGTATCAAAATTCTACACTTTCAAAAGCCATACACGACAACGTTGTCAATATTCCACCCCAAAGGTTAGTAGGAAACGGGGAATATTTACTACCACATGTCATAGTCGCAGATGATGCTTTTccgctaaaaaaatatatcatgaaACCCTATGCGTTTCGAGGCTTATCTCGTGAGAAACGAATTTTCAACTACCGATTAGGCAGAGCGCGCCGTATAGTAGAAAATGCTTTTGGGATATTAGCAAATAGATTTCACGTTTTTTTGTCACCAATGTTGCTATCACCCGAAAATGTAGAGAAAGTCACGCTAGCATGTTGCGcacttcacaattttctttgtgAGAAAACACCCTCAGAGTATTCACCACCAGGGTCATTTGATgttgaaaatttataa
- the LOC130623174 gene encoding uncharacterized protein LOC130623174, whose product MKTQEATENFVEIWRSQPSLWDVKSPFYKDRNEKAKSYEIFKGRLGMEEKVVRSKINTLRSYFSAELKKISNSNKSGAGRDDVYESKWPYFQSLLFLRDSIVPRKTTSSLVGINFRQIFLAMEQHRWS is encoded by the exons ATGAAGACGCAAGAAGCGACCGAAAATTTTGTTGAGATTTGGAGAAGCCAGCCCAGTTTGTGGGATGTTAAATCTCCTTTCTATAAGGACAGAAACGAGAAGGCAAAAAGTTATGAGATATTCAAAGGTAGACTAGGAATGGAAG agaaAGTAGTGAGGAGTAAAATAAATACACTGCGAAGTTATTTCAGCGCAGAATTGAAGAAAATAAGCAACAGCAACAAAAGTGGAGCAGGACGAGATGATGTTTACGAAAGTAAATGGCCATACTTTCAGTCCTTGCTATTCCTACGTGACTCCATCGtcccaagaaaaacaacttcttcGCTGGTGGGTATAAATTTCAGACAAATTTTTCTTGCCATGGAACAGCACCGGTGGAGTTAA